The following coding sequences lie in one Dermacentor variabilis isolate Ectoservices unplaced genomic scaffold, ASM5094787v1 scaffold_18, whole genome shotgun sequence genomic window:
- the LOC142568336 gene encoding endothelin-converting enzyme homolog, translating to MDVLTQVAAYAVGRLLADELHLHEAIAAAEKTWLALRNSTQRNFANLTWMDRKMAAGAADHVEQLKSVVSVPQHLRSDEALDEFHDYLPEFSQPFLSSYLDAVGRRQDKYKRLLRPNASIVVHREDIPLPMVTVNAYYMPVNHLMVIPTAIMAPPFVTLSVPDAVNYGAIGKVLGHELTHSFDPRLSNTSSKGDAIEWLGSYVNSTRLLSCVHDQLLGYTGSPTHAASALSETFADTAGTEKAYLAFKTLPPQPGLLGYTQEQLFFVASCFEFCSRSAYDYRRTGLYPAVVLRCNLPASNQPGFAAAFRCPKGAPLNPARRCTFH from the coding sequence ATGGACGTTCTCACCCAGGTTGCGGCGTACGCCGTGGGTCGCCTGCTCGCCGACGAGCTGCATCTGCACGAGGCCATCGCAGCTGCCGAGAAGACCTGGCTCGCCTTGCGCAACAGCACGCAGCGCAACTTCGCCAACCTCACCTGGATGGACCGAAAGATGgccgccggcgccgccgaccACGTCGAGCAGCTCAAATCGGTCGTCTCCGTCCCGCAGCACCTCAGGAGTGACGAGGCGCTCGACGAGTTCCACGACTACCTGCCGGAGTTCTCGCAGCCCTTCCTGTCGTCGTACTTGGACGCGGTTGGTCGCCGACAGGACAAGTACAAGCGGCTGCTCAGGCCGAACGCCAGCATCGTGGTGCACCGCGAGGACATCCCGCTACCCATGGTCACCGTGAACGCGTACTACATGCCCGTCAACCACCTCATGGTCATCCCGACGGCCATCATGGCGCCCCCGTTCGTGACGCTGTCGGTGCCCGACGCGGTGAACTACGGAGCCATAGGCAAAGTTCTCGGTCACGAGCTCACGCACAGTTTCGACCCGCGGCTGAGCAACACCAGCAGCAAGGGCGACGCCATCGAGTGGTTGGGCTCGTACGTGAACTCGACCAGGCTGCTCAGCTGCGTCCACGACCAGCTGCTGGGCTACACCGGGAGCCCCACGCACGCCGCAAGCGCCCTGTCGGAGACCTTCGCCGACACGGCCGGAACGGAGAAGGCGTACCTGGCGTTCAAGACGCTGCCGCCGCAACCGGGCCTGTTGGGCTACACGCAGGAGCAGCTCTTCTTCGTCGCATCGTGCTTCGAGTTCTGCTCGCGGAGCGCGTACGACTATCGGAGGACGGGCCTCTACCCGGCCGTGGTGCTGCGCTGCAACCTGCCGGCCAGCAACCAGCCCGGCTTCGCGGCCGCCTTTCGGTGCCCAAAGGGAGCCCCGCTCAATCCGGCCAGGCGCTGCACCTTCCACTGA